The following proteins are encoded in a genomic region of Oncorhynchus keta strain PuntledgeMale-10-30-2019 chromosome 8, Oket_V2, whole genome shotgun sequence:
- the LOC127931481 gene encoding uncharacterized protein LOC127931481 isoform X19, whose protein sequence is MVSFQVTLCHTHRYGQLPGSLYVTLTGMVSFRGHFMSHSQVWSASGVTLCHTHRYGQLPGSLYVTLTGMVSFRGHFMSHSQVWSASRSLYVTLTGMVSFRGHFMSHSQVWSASGVTLCHTHRYGQLPGSLYVTLTGMVSFRGHFMSHSQVWSASRSLYVTLTGMVSFRGHFMSHSQVWSASGVTLCHTHRYGQLPGSLYVTLTGMVSFRGHFMSHSQVWSASGVTLCHTHRYGQLPGHFMSHSQVWSASGVTLCHTHRYGQLPGSLYVTLTGMVSFRGHFMSHSQVWSASRSLYVTLTGMVSFQVTLCHTHRYGQLPGHFMSHSQVWSASRSLYVTLTGMVSFQVTLCHTHRYGQLPGHFMSHSQVWSASRSLYVTLTGMVSFQVTLCHTHRYGQLPGHFMSHSQVWSASRSLYVHK, encoded by the exons ATGGTCAGCTTCCAGGTCACTTTATGTCACACTCACAG GTATGGTCAGCTTCCGGGGTCACTTTATGTCACACTCACAGGTATGGTCAGCTTCCGGGGTCACTTTATGTCACACTCACAGGTATGGTCAGCTTCCGGGGTCACTTTATGTCACACTCACAGGTATGGTCAGCTTCCGGGGTCACTTTATGTCACACTCACAGGTATGGTCAGCTTCCGGGGTCACTTTATGTCACACTCACAGGTATGGTCAGCTTCCAGGTCACTTTATGTCACACTCACAGGTATGGTCAGCTTCCGGG GTCACTTTATGTCACACTCACAGGTATGGTCAGCTTCCGGGGTCACTTTATGTCACACTCACAGGTATGGTCAGCTTCCGGGGTCACTTTATGTCACACTCACAGGTATGGTCAGCTTCCGGGGTCACTTTATGTCACACTCACAGGTATGGTCAGCTTCCAGGTCACTTTATGTCACACTCACAGGTATGGTCAGCTTCCGGGGTCACTTTATGTCACACTCACAGGTATGGTCAGCTTCCGGGGTCACTTTATGTCACACTCACAGGTATGGTCAGCTTCCGGGGTCACTTTATGTCACACTCACAG GTATGGTCAGCTTCCGGGGTCACTTTATGTCACACTCACAGGTATGGTCAGCTTCCGGGGTCACTTTATGTCACACTCACAGGTATGGTCAGCTTCCAGGTCACTTTATGTCACACTCACAGGTATGGTCAGCTTCCGGGGTCACTTTATGTCACACTCACAGGTATGGTCAGCTTCCGGGGTCACTTTATGTCACACTCACAGGTATGGTCAGCTTCCGGGGTCACTTTATGTCACACTCACAGGTATGGTCAGCTTCCAGGTCACTTTATGTCACACTCACAG GTATGGTCAGCTTCCAGGTCACTTTATGTCACACTCACAGGTATGGTCAGCTTCCAGGTCACTTTATGTCACACTCACAGGTATGGTCAGCTTCCAGGTCACTTTATGTCACACTCACAGGTATGGTCAGCTTCCAGGTCACTTTATGTCACACTCACAG GTATGGTCAGCTTCCAGGTCACTTTATGTCACACTCACAGGTATGGTCAGCTTCCAGGTCACTTTATGTCACACTCACAGGTATGGTCAGCTTCCAGGTCACTTTATGTCACACTCACAGGTATGGTCAGCTTCCAGGTCACTTTATGTCACACTCACAGGTATGGTCAGCTTCCAGGTCACTTTATGTTCACAAATAA
- the LOC127931481 gene encoding uncharacterized protein LOC127931481 isoform X12 has protein sequence MVSFQVTLCHTHRYGQLPGSLYVTLTGMVSFRGHFMSHSQVWSASGVTLCHTHRYGQLPGSLYVTLTGMVSFRGHFMSHSQVWSASRSLYVTLTGMVSFRGHFMSHSQVWSASGVTLCHTHRYGQLPGSLYVTLTGMVSFRGHFMSHSQVWSASRSLYVTLTGMVSFRGHFMSHSQVWSASGVTLCHTHRYGQLPGSLYVTLTGMVSFRGHFMSHSQVWSASGVTLCHTHRYGQLPGHFMSHSQVWSASGVTLCHTHRYGQLPGSLYVTLTGMVSFRGHFMSHSQVWSASRSLYVTLTGMVSFQVTLCHTHRYGQLPGHFMSHSQVWSASRSLYVTLTGMVSFQVTLCHTHRYGQLPGHFMSHSQVWSASRSLYVTLTGMVSFQVTLCHTHRYGQLPGHFMSHSQVWSASRSLYVTLTGMVSFQVTLCSQINGKDVLTYKRLR, from the exons ATGGTCAGCTTCCAGGTCACTTTATGTCACACTCACAG GTATGGTCAGCTTCCGGGGTCACTTTATGTCACACTCACAGGTATGGTCAGCTTCCGGGGTCACTTTATGTCACACTCACAGGTATGGTCAGCTTCCGGGGTCACTTTATGTCACACTCACAGGTATGGTCAGCTTCCGGGGTCACTTTATGTCACACTCACAGGTATGGTCAGCTTCCGGGGTCACTTTATGTCACACTCACAGGTATGGTCAGCTTCCAGGTCACTTTATGTCACACTCACAGGTATGGTCAGCTTCCGGG GTCACTTTATGTCACACTCACAGGTATGGTCAGCTTCCGGGGTCACTTTATGTCACACTCACAGGTATGGTCAGCTTCCGGGGTCACTTTATGTCACACTCACAGGTATGGTCAGCTTCCGGGGTCACTTTATGTCACACTCACAGGTATGGTCAGCTTCCAGGTCACTTTATGTCACACTCACAGGTATGGTCAGCTTCCGGGGTCACTTTATGTCACACTCACAGGTATGGTCAGCTTCCGGGGTCACTTTATGTCACACTCACAGGTATGGTCAGCTTCCGGGGTCACTTTATGTCACACTCACAG GTATGGTCAGCTTCCGGGGTCACTTTATGTCACACTCACAGGTATGGTCAGCTTCCGGGGTCACTTTATGTCACACTCACAGGTATGGTCAGCTTCCAGGTCACTTTATGTCACACTCACAGGTATGGTCAGCTTCCGGGGTCACTTTATGTCACACTCACAGGTATGGTCAGCTTCCGGGGTCACTTTATGTCACACTCACAGGTATGGTCAGCTTCCGGGGTCACTTTATGTCACACTCACAGGTATGGTCAGCTTCCAGGTCACTTTATGTCACACTCACAG GTATGGTCAGCTTCCAGGTCACTTTATGTCACACTCACAGGTATGGTCAGCTTCCAGGTCACTTTATGTCACACTCACAGGTATGGTCAGCTTCCAGGTCACTTTATGTCACACTCACAGGTATGGTCAGCTTCCAGGTCACTTTATGTCACACTCACAGGTATGGTCAGCTTCCAGGTCACTTTATGTCACACTCACAG GTATGGTCAGCTTCCAGGTCACTTTATGTCACACTCACAGGTATGGTCAGCTTCCAGGTCACTTTATGTCACACTCACAGGTATGGTCAGCTTCCAGGTCACTTTATGTCACACTCACAGGTATGGTCAGCTTCCAGGTCACTTTATGTCACACTCACAGGTATGGTCAGCTTCCAGGTCACTTTATGTTCACAAATAAATGGGAAAGATGTCTTAACTTATAAAAGGTTGAGGTAA
- the LOC127931481 gene encoding uncharacterized protein LOC127931481 isoform X7 produces MVSFQVTLCHTHRYGQLPGSLYVTLTGMVSFRGHFMSHSQVWSASGVTLCHTHRYGQLPGSLYVTLTGMVSFQVTLCHTHRYGQLPGSLYVTLTGMVSFRGHFMSHSQVWSASGVTLCHTHRYGQLPGHFMSHSQVWSASGVTLCHTHRYGQLPGSLYVTLTGMVSFRGHFMSHSQVWSASGVTLCHTHRYGQLPGSLYVTLTGMVSFQVTLCHTHRYGQLPGSLYVTLTGMVSFRGHFMSHSQVWSASGVTLCHTHRYGQLPGHFMSHSQVWSASRSLYVTLTGMVSFQVTLCHTHRYGQLPGHFMSHSQVWSASRSLYVTLTGMVSFQVTLCHTHRYGQLPGHFMSHSQVWSASRSLYVTLTGMVSFRGHFMSHSQVWSASRSLYVTLTGMVSFQVTLCHTHRYGQLPGHFMSHSQVWSASRSLYVTLTGMVSFQVTLCSQINGKDVLTYKRLR; encoded by the exons ATGGTCAGCTTCCAGGTCACTTTATGTCACACTCACAG GTATGGTCAGCTTCCGGGGTCACTTTATGTCACACTCACAGGTATGGTCAGCTTCCGGGGTCACTTTATGTCACACTCACAGGTATGGTCAGCTTCCGGGGTCACTTTATGTCACACTCACAGGTATGGTCAGCTTCCGGGGTCACTTTATGTCACACTCACAG GTATGGTCAGCTTCCAGGTCACTTTATGTCACACTCACAGGTATGGTCAGCTTCCGGGGTCACTTTATGTCACACTCACAGGTATGGTCAGCTTCCGGGGTCACTTTATGTCACACTCACAGGTATGGTCAGCTTCCGGGGTCACTTTATGTCACACTCACAGGTATGGTCAGCTTCCAGGTCACTTTATGTCACACTCACAGGTATGGTCAGCTTCCGGGGTCACTTTATGTCACACTCACAGGTATGGTCAGCTTCCGGGGTCACTTTATGTCACACTCACAGGTATGGTCAGCTTCCGGGGTCACTTTATGTCACACTCACAG GTATGGTCAGCTTCCGGGGTCACTTTATGTCACACTCACAGGTATGGTCAGCTTCCGGGGTCACTTTATGTCACACTCACAGGTATGGTCAGCTTCCAGGTCACTTTATGTCACACTCACAGGTATGGTCAGCTTCCGGGGTCACTTTATGTCACACTCACAGGTATGGTCAGCTTCCGGGGTCACTTTATGTCACACTCACAGGTATGGTCAGCTTCCGGGGTCACTTTATGTCACACTCACAGGTATGGTCAGCTTCCAGGTCACTTTATGTCACACTCACAG GTATGGTCAGCTTCCAGGTCACTTTATGTCACACTCACAGGTATGGTCAGCTTCCAGGTCACTTTATGTCACACTCACAGGTATGGTCAGCTTCCAGGTCACTTTATGTCACACTCACAGGTATGGTCAGCTTCCAGGTCACTTTATGTCACACTCACAGGTATGGTCAGCTTCCAGGTCACTTTATGTCACACTCACAGGTATGGTCAGCTTCCAGGTCACTTTATGTCACACTCACAG GTATGGTCAGCTTCCAGGTCACTTTATGTCACACTCACAGGTATGGTCAGCTTCCGGGGTCACTTTATGTCACACTCACAGGTATGGTCAGCTTCCAGGTCACTTTATGTCACACTCACAGGTATGGTCAGCTTCCAGGTCACTTTATGTCACACTCACAGGTATGGTCAGCTTCCAGGTCACTTTATGTCACACTCACAGGTATGGTCAGCTTCCAGGTCACTTTATGTCACACTCACAGGTATGGTCAGCTTCCAGGTCACTTTATGTTCACAAATAAATGGGAAAGATGTCTTAACTTATAAAAGGTTGAGGTAA
- the LOC127931481 gene encoding uncharacterized protein LOC127931481 isoform X11: MSHSQVWSASRSLYVTLTGMVSFRGHFMSHSQVWSASGVTLCHTHRYGQLPGSLYVTLTGMVSFQVTLCHTHRYGQLPGSLYVTLTGMVSFRGHFMSHSQVWSASGVTLCHTHRYGQLPGSLYVTLTGMVSFQVTLCHTHRYGQLPGSLYVTLTGMVSFRGHFMSHSQVWSASGVTLCHTHRYGQLPGSLYVTLTGMVSFRGHFMSHSQVWSASRSLYVTLTGMVSFRGHFMSHSQVWSASGVTLCHTHRYGQLPGSLYVTLTGMVSFQVTLCHTHRYGQLPGHFMSHSQVWSASRSLYVTLTGMVSFQVTLCHTHRYGQLPGHFMSHSQVWSASRSLYVTLTGMVSFQVTLCHTHRYGQLPGHFMSHSQVWSASGVTLCHTHRYGQLPGHFMSHSQVWSASRSLYVTLTGMVSFQVTLCHTHRYGQLPGHFMSHSQVWSASRSLYVHK, translated from the exons ATGTCACACTCACAGGTATGGTCAGCTTCCAGGTCACTTTATGTCACACTCACAG GTATGGTCAGCTTCCGGGGTCACTTTATGTCACACTCACAGGTATGGTCAGCTTCCGGGGTCACTTTATGTCACACTCACAGGTATGGTCAGCTTCCGGGGTCACTTTATGTCACACTCACAGGTATGGTCAGCTTCCAGGTCACTTTATGTCACACTCACAGGTATGGTCAGCTTCCGGG GTCACTTTATGTCACACTCACAGGTATGGTCAGCTTCCGGGGTCACTTTATGTCACACTCACAGGTATGGTCAGCTTCCGGGGTCACTTTATGTCACACTCACAGGTATGGTCAGCTTCCGGGGTCACTTTATGTCACACTCACAGGTATGGTCAGCTTCCAGGTCACTTTATGTCACACTCACAGGTATGGTCAGCTTCCGGGGTCACTTTATGTCACACTCACAGGTATGGTCAGCTTCCGGGGTCACTTTATGTCACACTCACAGGTATGGTCAGCTTCCGGGGTCACTTTATGTCACACTCACAG GTATGGTCAGCTTCCGGGGTCACTTTATGTCACACTCACAGGTATGGTCAGCTTCCGGGGTCACTTTATGTCACACTCACAGGTATGGTCAGCTTCCAGGTCACTTTATGTCACACTCACAGGTATGGTCAGCTTCCGGGGTCACTTTATGTCACACTCACAGGTATGGTCAGCTTCCGGGGTCACTTTATGTCACACTCACAGGTATGGTCAGCTTCCGGGGTCACTTTATGTCACACTCACAGGTATGGTCAGCTTCCAGGTCACTTTATGTCACACTCACAG GTATGGTCAGCTTCCAGGTCACTTTATGTCACACTCACAGGTATGGTCAGCTTCCAGGTCACTTTATGTCACACTCACAGGTATGGTCAGCTTCCAGGTCACTTTATGTCACACTCACAGGTATGGTCAGCTTCCAGGTCACTTTATGTCACACTCACAGGTATGGTCAGCTTCCAGGTCACTTTATGTCACACTCACAGGTATGGTCAGCTTCCAGGTCACTTTATGTCACACTCACAG GTATGGTCAGCTTCCAGGTCACTTTATGTCACACTCACAGGTATGGTCAGCTTCCGGGGTCACTTTATGTCACACTCACAGGTATGGTCAGCTTCCAGGTCACTTTATGTCACACTCACAGGTATGGTCAGCTTCCAGGTCACTTTATGTCACACTCACAGGTATGGTCAGCTTCCAGGTCACTTTATGTCACACTCACAGGTATGGTCAGCTTCCAGGTCACTTTATGTCACACTCACAGGTATGGTCAGCTTCCAGGTCACTTTATGTTCACAAATAA
- the LOC127931481 gene encoding uncharacterized protein LOC127931481 isoform X2 — MVSFQVTLCHTHRYGQLPGSLYVTLTGMVSFRGHFMSHSQVWSASGVTLCHTHRYGQLPGSLYVTLTGMVSFRGHFMSHSQVWSASRSLYVTLTGMVSFRGHFMSHSQVWSASGVTLCHTHRYGQLPGSLYVTLTGMVSFRGHFMSHSQVWSASGVTLCHTHRYGQLPGSLYVTLTGMVSFRGHFMSHSQVWSASGVTLCHTHRYGQLPGSLYVTLTGMVSFQVTLCHTHRYGQLPGSLYVTLTGMVSFRGHFMSHSQVWSASGVTLCHTHRYGQLPGHFMSHSQVWSASRSLYVTLTGMVSFQVTLCHTHRYGQLPGHFMSHSQVWSASRSLYVTLTGMVSFQVTLCHTHRYGQLPGHFMSHSQVWSASRSLYVTLTGMVSFRGHFMSHSQVWSASRSLYVTLTGMVSFQVTLCHTHRYGQLPGHFMSHSQVWSASRSLYVTLTGMVSFQVTLCSQINGKDVLTYKRLR; from the exons ATGGTCAGCTTCCAGGTCACTTTATGTCACACTCACAG GTATGGTCAGCTTCCGGGGTCACTTTATGTCACACTCACAGGTATGGTCAGCTTCCGGGGTCACTTTATGTCACACTCACAGGTATGGTCAGCTTCCGGGGTCACTTTATGTCACACTCACAGGTATGGTCAGCTTCCGGGGTCACTTTATGTCACACTCACAGGTATGGTCAGCTTCCGGGGTCACTTTATGTCACACTCACAGGTATGGTCAGCTTCCAGGTCACTTTATGTCACACTCACAGGTATGGTCAGCTTCCGGG GTCACTTTATGTCACACTCACAGGTATGGTCAGCTTCCGGGGTCACTTTATGTCACACTCACAGGTATGGTCAGCTTCCGGGGTCACTTTATGTCACACTCACAGGTATGGTCAGCTTCCGGG GTCACTTTATGTCACACTCACAGGTATGGTCAGCTTCCGGGGTCACTTTATGTCACACTCACAGGTATGGTCAGCTTCCGGGGTCACTTTATGTCACACTCACAGGTATGGTCAGCTTCCGGGGTCACTTTATGTCACACTCACAG GTATGGTCAGCTTCCGGGGTCACTTTATGTCACACTCACAGGTATGGTCAGCTTCCGGGGTCACTTTATGTCACACTCACAGGTATGGTCAGCTTCCAGGTCACTTTATGTCACACTCACAGGTATGGTCAGCTTCCGGGGTCACTTTATGTCACACTCACAGGTATGGTCAGCTTCCGGGGTCACTTTATGTCACACTCACAGGTATGGTCAGCTTCCGGGGTCACTTTATGTCACACTCACAGGTATGGTCAGCTTCCAGGTCACTTTATGTCACACTCACAG GTATGGTCAGCTTCCAGGTCACTTTATGTCACACTCACAGGTATGGTCAGCTTCCAGGTCACTTTATGTCACACTCACAGGTATGGTCAGCTTCCAGGTCACTTTATGTCACACTCACAGGTATGGTCAGCTTCCAGGTCACTTTATGTCACACTCACAGGTATGGTCAGCTTCCAGGTCACTTTATGTCACACTCACAGGTATGGTCAGCTTCCAGGTCACTTTATGTCACACTCACAG GTATGGTCAGCTTCCAGGTCACTTTATGTCACACTCACAGGTATGGTCAGCTTCCGGGGTCACTTTATGTCACACTCACAGGTATGGTCAGCTTCCAGGTCACTTTATGTCACACTCACAGGTATGGTCAGCTTCCAGGTCACTTTATGTCACACTCACAGGTATGGTCAGCTTCCAGGTCACTTTATGTCACACTCACAGGTATGGTCAGCTTCCAGGTCACTTTATGTCACACTCACAGGTATGGTCAGCTTCCAGGTCACTTTATGTTCACAAATAAATGGGAAAGATGTCTTAACTTATAAAAGGTTGAGGTAA
- the LOC127931481 gene encoding uncharacterized protein LOC127931481 isoform X4 has protein sequence MVSFQVTLCHTHRYGQLPGSLYVTLTGMVSFRGHFMSHSQVWSASGVTLCHTHRYGQLPGSLYVTLTGMVSFQVTLCHTHRYGQLPGSLYVTLTGMVSFRGHFMSHSQVWSASGVTLCHTHRYGQLPGSLYVTLTGMVSFQVTLCHTHRYGQLPGSLYVTLTGMVSFRGHFMSHSQVWSASGVTLCHTHRYGQLPGSLYVTLTGMVSFRGHFMSHSQVWSASRSLYVTLTGMVSFRGHFMSHSQVWSASGVTLCHTHRYGQLPGSLYVTLTGMVSFQVTLCHTHRYGQLPGHFMSHSQVWSASRSLYVTLTGMVSFQVTLCHTHRYGQLPGHFMSHSQVWSASRSLYVTLTGMVSFQVTLCHTHRYGQLPGHFMSHSQVWSASGVTLCHTHRYGQLPGHFMSHSQVWSASRSLYVTLTGMVSFQVTLCHTHRYGQLPGHFMSHSQVWSASRSLYVHK, from the exons ATGGTCAGCTTCCAGGTCACTTTATGTCACACTCACAG GTATGGTCAGCTTCCGGGGTCACTTTATGTCACACTCACAGGTATGGTCAGCTTCCGGGGTCACTTTATGTCACACTCACAGGTATGGTCAGCTTCCGGGGTCACTTTATGTCACACTCACAGGTATGGTCAGCTTCCGGGGTCACTTTATGTCACACTCACAGGTATGGTCAGCTTCCAGGTCACTTTATGTCACACTCACAGGTATGGTCAGCTTCCGGG GTCACTTTATGTCACACTCACAGGTATGGTCAGCTTCCGGGGTCACTTTATGTCACACTCACAGGTATGGTCAGCTTCCGGGGTCACTTTATGTCACACTCACAGGTATGGTCAGCTTCCGGGGTCACTTTATGTCACACTCACAGGTATGGTCAGCTTCCAGGTCACTTTATGTCACACTCACAGGTATGGTCAGCTTCCGGGGTCACTTTATGTCACACTCACAGGTATGGTCAGCTTCCGGGGTCACTTTATGTCACACTCACAGGTATGGTCAGCTTCCGGGGTCACTTTATGTCACACTCACAG GTATGGTCAGCTTCCGGGGTCACTTTATGTCACACTCACAGGTATGGTCAGCTTCCGGGGTCACTTTATGTCACACTCACAGGTATGGTCAGCTTCCAGGTCACTTTATGTCACACTCACAGGTATGGTCAGCTTCCGGGGTCACTTTATGTCACACTCACAGGTATGGTCAGCTTCCGGGGTCACTTTATGTCACACTCACAGGTATGGTCAGCTTCCGGGGTCACTTTATGTCACACTCACAGGTATGGTCAGCTTCCAGGTCACTTTATGTCACACTCACAG GTATGGTCAGCTTCCAGGTCACTTTATGTCACACTCACAGGTATGGTCAGCTTCCAGGTCACTTTATGTCACACTCACAGGTATGGTCAGCTTCCAGGTCACTTTATGTCACACTCACAGGTATGGTCAGCTTCCAGGTCACTTTATGTCACACTCACAGGTATGGTCAGCTTCCAGGTCACTTTATGTCACACTCACAGGTATGGTCAGCTTCCAGGTCACTTTATGTCACACTCACAG GTATGGTCAGCTTCCAGGTCACTTTATGTCACACTCACAGGTATGGTCAGCTTCCGGGGTCACTTTATGTCACACTCACAGGTATGGTCAGCTTCCAGGTCACTTTATGTCACACTCACAGGTATGGTCAGCTTCCAGGTCACTTTATGTCACACTCACAGGTATGGTCAGCTTCCAGGTCACTTTATGTCACACTCACAGGTATGGTCAGCTTCCAGGTCACTTTATGTCACACTCACAGGTATGGTCAGCTTCCAGGTCACTTTATGTTCACAAATAA
- the LOC127931481 gene encoding uncharacterized protein LOC127931481 isoform X20: MVSFQVTLCHTHRYGQLPGSLYVTLTGMVSFRGHFMSHSQVWSASRSLYVTLTGMVSFRGHFMSHSQVWSASGVTLCHTHRYGQLPGSLYVTLTGMVSFQVTLCHTHRYGQLPGSLYVTLTGMVSFRGHFMSHSQVWSASGVTLCHTHRYGQLPGSLYVTLTGMVSFRGHFMSHSQVWSASRSLYVTLTGMVSFRGHFMSHSQVWSASGVTLCHTHRYGQLPGSLYVTLTGMVSFQVTLCHTHRYGQLPGHFMSHSQVWSASRSLYVTLTGMVSFQVTLCHTHRYGQLPGHFMSHSQVWSASRSLYVTLTGMVSFQVTLCHTHRYGQLPGHFMSHSQVWSASGVTLCHTHRYGQLPGHFMSHSQVWSASRSLYVTLTGMVSFQVTLCHTHRYGQLPGHFMSHSQVWSASRSLYVHK, translated from the exons ATGGTCAGCTTCCAGGTCACTTTATGTCACACTCACAG GTATGGTCAGCTTCCGGGGTCACTTTATGTCACACTCACAGGTATGGTCAGCTTCCGGGGTCACTTTATGTCACACTCACAG GTATGGTCAGCTTCCAGGTCACTTTATGTCACACTCACAGGTATGGTCAGCTTCCGGGGTCACTTTATGTCACACTCACAGGTATGGTCAGCTTCCGGGGTCACTTTATGTCACACTCACAGGTATGGTCAGCTTCCGGGGTCACTTTATGTCACACTCACAGGTATGGTCAGCTTCCAGGTCACTTTATGTCACACTCACAGGTATGGTCAGCTTCCGGGGTCACTTTATGTCACACTCACAGGTATGGTCAGCTTCCGGGGTCACTTTATGTCACACTCACAGGTATGGTCAGCTTCCGGGGTCACTTTATGTCACACTCACAG GTATGGTCAGCTTCCGGGGTCACTTTATGTCACACTCACAGGTATGGTCAGCTTCCGGGGTCACTTTATGTCACACTCACAGGTATGGTCAGCTTCCAGGTCACTTTATGTCACACTCACAGGTATGGTCAGCTTCCGGGGTCACTTTATGTCACACTCACAGGTATGGTCAGCTTCCGGGGTCACTTTATGTCACACTCACAGGTATGGTCAGCTTCCGGGGTCACTTTATGTCACACTCACAGGTATGGTCAGCTTCCAGGTCACTTTATGTCACACTCACAG GTATGGTCAGCTTCCAGGTCACTTTATGTCACACTCACAGGTATGGTCAGCTTCCAGGTCACTTTATGTCACACTCACAGGTATGGTCAGCTTCCAGGTCACTTTATGTCACACTCACAGGTATGGTCAGCTTCCAGGTCACTTTATGTCACACTCACAGGTATGGTCAGCTTCCAGGTCACTTTATGTCACACTCACAGGTATGGTCAGCTTCCAGGTCACTTTATGTCACACTCACAG GTATGGTCAGCTTCCAGGTCACTTTATGTCACACTCACAGGTATGGTCAGCTTCCGGGGTCACTTTATGTCACACTCACAGGTATGGTCAGCTTCCAGGTCACTTTATGTCACACTCACAGGTATGGTCAGCTTCCAGGTCACTTTATGTCACACTCACAGGTATGGTCAGCTTCCAGGTCACTTTATGTCACACTCACAGGTATGGTCAGCTTCCAGGTCACTTTATGTCACACTCACAGGTATGGTCAGCTTCCAGGTCACTTTATGTTCACAAATAA
- the LOC127931481 gene encoding uncharacterized protein LOC127931481 isoform X16 yields MVSFQVTLCHTHRYGQLPGSLYVTLTGMVSFRGHFMSHSQVWSASGVTLCHTHRYGQLPGSLYVTLTGMVSFRGHFMSHSQVWSASRSLYVTLTGMVSFRGHFMSHSQVWSASGVTLCHTHRYGQLPGSLYVTLTGMVSFRGHFMSHSQVWSASGVTLCHTHRYGQLPGSLYVTLTGMVSFQVTLCHTHRYGQLPGSLYVTLTGMVSFRGHFMSHSQVWSASGVTLCHTHRYGQLPGHFMSHSQVWSASRSLYVTLTGMVSFQVTLCHTHRYGQLPGHFMSHSQVWSASRSLYVTLTGMVSFQVTLCHTHRYGQLPGHFMSHSQVWSASRSLYVTLTGMVSFRGHFMSHSQVWSASRSLYVTLTGMVSFQVTLCHTHRYGQLPGHFMSHSQVWSASRSLYVTLTGMVSFQVTLCSQINGKDVLTYKRLR; encoded by the exons ATGGTCAGCTTCCAGGTCACTTTATGTCACACTCACAG GTATGGTCAGCTTCCGGGGTCACTTTATGTCACACTCACAGGTATGGTCAGCTTCCGGGGTCACTTTATGTCACACTCACAGGTATGGTCAGCTTCCGGGGTCACTTTATGTCACACTCACAGGTATGGTCAGCTTCCGGGGTCACTTTATGTCACACTCACAGGTATGGTCAGCTTCCGGGGTCACTTTATGTCACACTCACAGGTATGGTCAGCTTCCAGGTCACTTTATGTCACACTCACAGGTATGGTCAGCTTCCGGG GTCACTTTATGTCACACTCACAGGTATGGTCAGCTTCCGGGGTCACTTTATGTCACACTCACAGGTATGGTCAGCTTCCGGGGTCACTTTATGTCACACTCACAGGTATGGTCAGCTTCCGGGGTCACTTTATGTCACACTCACAG GTATGGTCAGCTTCCGGGGTCACTTTATGTCACACTCACAGGTATGGTCAGCTTCCGGGGTCACTTTATGTCACACTCACAGGTATGGTCAGCTTCCAGGTCACTTTATGTCACACTCACAGGTATGGTCAGCTTCCGGGGTCACTTTATGTCACACTCACAGGTATGGTCAGCTTCCGGGGTCACTTTATGTCACACTCACAGGTATGGTCAGCTTCCGGGGTCACTTTATGTCACACTCACAGGTATGGTCAGCTTCCAGGTCACTTTATGTCACACTCACAG GTATGGTCAGCTTCCAGGTCACTTTATGTCACACTCACAGGTATGGTCAGCTTCCAGGTCACTTTATGTCACACTCACAGGTATGGTCAGCTTCCAGGTCACTTTATGTCACACTCACAGGTATGGTCAGCTTCCAGGTCACTTTATGTCACACTCACAGGTATGGTCAGCTTCCAGGTCACTTTATGTCACACTCACAGGTATGGTCAGCTTCCAGGTCACTTTATGTCACACTCACAG GTATGGTCAGCTTCCAGGTCACTTTATGTCACACTCACAGGTATGGTCAGCTTCCGGGGTCACTTTATGTCACACTCACAGGTATGGTCAGCTTCCAGGTCACTTTATGTCACACTCACAGGTATGGTCAGCTTCCAGGTCACTTTATGTCACACTCACAGGTATGGTCAGCTTCCAGGTCACTTTATGTCACACTCACAGGTATGGTCAGCTTCCAGGTCACTTTATGTCACACTCACAGGTATGGTCAGCTTCCAGGTCACTTTATGTTCACAAATAAATGGGAAAGATGTCTTAACTTATAAAAGGTTGAGGTAA